A window of Apium graveolens cultivar Ventura chromosome 8, ASM990537v1, whole genome shotgun sequence contains these coding sequences:
- the LOC141678990 gene encoding BTB/POZ domain-containing protein At2g46260-like, whose protein sequence is METEMGAGNFGFAFDNPKFSDRVLSIEIVPDPVEPLPNGTLVIKQQNGDCTSMLGEEPAIKCSTTDAKDGIASENQDKDGNSMIKESFSEEEATWSKDFSAVSRVKTIHISSAVLAIKSPYFYKLFSNGMRESERVAKLQIHTSEEAALMELLNFMYKNSLSTATLYSLLDVLIAADKYDVPSCMEYCSQQLSKLPMNCDLALSYMDLPASVLQAVALQELTDSAKKYIAVQFRDVKKFENLVLNLSLAGIEAILSSDDIQVCSEDVVYDLILKWAEVHYPQLEERRGVLETRLRHLIRFPYMTSQKLKEVSTCTYFSPEGASEIVLEALFFKNETPHRRHQLALGPHAADQKIDNPGQRFVGRAYTCRPVRAVVIEHPRDHCVAYLDLTREECVRLYPAGVTSSEDFHLGEHGFYLLAYCNMDVQNVSERFGLFLGMRGNGSASLKMDYELAAWSRSQGVYRTEDKGSDTLTEGQYVGSRNLFNTTWNAFIADDSPFFINGKLHLRVTVYLGMNKGPDYHYFS, encoded by the exons ATGGAAACTGAAATGGGTGCTGGTAACTTTGGTTTTGCATTCGACAACCCTAAATTTTCCGATCGGGTTTTATCCATCGAAATCGTACCCGACCCAGTTGAACCCCTACCCAATGGCACTCTCGTTATCAAACAACAAAATG GTGACTGCACCAGCATGCTTGGCGAAGAACCAGCTATCAAGTGTAGTACGACGGATGCCAAAGATGGTATAGCTTCTGAAAACCAAGACAAGGACGGCAATTCAATGATTAAGGAATCATTTTCAG AAGAAGAAGCTACTTGGAGCAAGGACTTTTCTGCTGTCAGTCGAGTGAAGACTATACACATCAGTTCTGCAGTACTGGCAATAAAGAGTCCATATTTCTACAAG TTATTTTCAAATGGGATGAGAGAATCAGAGCGAGTTGCAAAACTGCAGATTCATACCTCTG AGGAAGCTGCCCTTATGGAGCTTCTGAATTTTATGTACAAAAATTCTTTGTCAACGGCAACGCTTTATAGTTTGCTGGATGTACTGATAGCCGCAGACAAATATGATGTTCCATCATGTATGGAGTATTGCAGCCAGCAACTAAGCAAGCTTCCCATGAACTGTGACCTGGCTCTTAGCTATATGGATCTTCCCGCAAGTGTTTTGCAAGCTGTTGCACTTCAGGAGCTTACAGATTCAGCGAAGAAGTATATTGCTGTTCAGTTCAGAGACGTAAAGAA ATTCGAAAACCTGGTGTTAAACTTGTCGTTAGCTGGAATAGAGGCTATCCTATCAAGTGATGATATTCAGGTATGTTCTGAAGATGTTGTTTACGATCTTATACTGAAGTGGGCTGAAGTTCACTACCCACAACTGGAGGAAAGAAGGGGAGTACTGGAGACACGCCTTCGTCACCTCATTCGGTTCCCATACATGACTAGCCAAAAATTAAAAGAAGTTTCAACATGCACCTATTTTAGTCCTGAAGGTGCATCTGAAATTGTTCTTGAGGCTCTGTTTTTTAAGAATGAGACACCACACAGACGGCATCAACTTGCTCTGGGCCCGCATGCTGCAGACCAAAAGATTGATAACCCAGGTCAACGTTTTGTGGGACGGGCGTACACTTGTCGGCCAGTCAGGGCAGTTGTAATTGAGCATCCTCGTGATCATTGTGTTGCATATCTGGACCTAACGCGGGAGGAATGTGTGCGTTTATATCCTGCAGGGGTTACTAGCTCAGAAGATTTTCATCTTGGTGAGCATGGTTTTTACCTTTTGGCTTACTGCAACATGGATGTGCAAAATGTATCAGAGCGCTTTGGCCTCTTCTTGGGAATGCGAGGAAATGGATCTGCCAGTTTGAAGATGGACTATGAACTTGCAGCTTGGTCAAGGAGTCAAGGAGTGTACAGGACTGAGGATAAAGGCAGCGACACATTGACAGAAGGACAATATGTTGGAAGTAGGAATCTGTTCAACACAACGTGGAACGCCTTCATTGCTGACGATAGTCCCTTCTTCATCAATGGCAAATTGCACCTGAGGGTTACAGTTTACCTTGGGATGAATAAAGGTCCAGATTATCACTATTTCAGTTAA